The Pontibacter sp. SGAir0037 DNA segment TTATACTATCAGATAAACAAAATACTACTTTTACCTAGTTTACTTTTGAATAAGTTAGCGAAGTAGACTGTATATAGTTGATGCCGTTATAAAGCAATTCAAAAGCAGCATTAGATTCTGCTTAGACCAATTTACAATTCTCAACAACTTTCATTGGGATTAAAATAAATTACTGTTTAAAAGAGCTTTAATATTAAATAATCTATCCTAATATATTGATTCATGGTTTTCGGTATTTCTGTGATAATTCCTAATTTCAATGGTGTTCATCTTTTTGAACACACCCTACCTACTATAAAACAAGCTTTACAAAATATTAATAAGCCATCGGAGATAATAATTGTAGATGATTGCTCTACTGATGGCTCTATAGAATTTCTCCGTAAGAATTACTCTTCTATTAAAGTAATATCAAAATCAGAAAATAGTGGTTTTTCAATTACATGTAATATTGGTGTAAAAGCAGCTGCTTATGATAAAGTTTTAATATTAAATAGTGATGTAAAATTAACTCCTACCTATTTTGAAAGTCAATTAAAATATTTCAATAAAGCTGACACCTTTGGTGTTATGGGAAGAATAGTAGGCTGGGATGATGAAAAAATACAGGATGGTGCAAAGCTTCCTTCCTTTCATGGCGCTAAACTTAAGACATCTGGTAATTATTTACTCACTGATGATACTAAGATGGAAGAAGGTTTGTACTCTTTATACATTTCAGGAGCAAATGCATTTATAGACCGGGATAAGTTTTTACTACTTCAAGGATTTAATGAGTTGTTTTCTCCCTTTTATTCAGAAGATGTTGACCTTTCGTTAAGAGCTTGGCGCTTAGGTTTTAAATGTTACTATGACTACAACAGTGTTTGCAGACATCAAGCAACAACTACTATTAAAAAGAAATGTAGAAAAAATTACATTCAAACGATTTATAATCGTAATAAAATGTATTTACATGCTCTGCATTTGGAGGGGTTAACAAAATTTCTATGGTTCCTTCAGCTTTTTCTTGAGTTACTCTTCAGACTCCTATCTTTGAAATGGCATTATGCTAAATCCTTATACCTGTTTTTAAACACACAAGAAGAGATAGCTAAATCTAAAAACCAATTCAATATGCTTGCACAAAACCTTAAAAGTAGGAAAACTTTAAAAGAGATTAATAATTTTATATTAAGCAATTTAAAGGATAAAGAACTAATAAATTTAAAAGGGATTAAATTTCGAGTTTAATTTACAAAAATAATTGATAGCCCTTTCGTGATGAAAGCCTATCAACTTTTATCTTTTTGTGCTTCTTACCTTCTTTAACTATTCGGATTATCCACTTAAATCGCTCTACAGCTTTCACAATATTGAAAACTACACGAACATTATTGTATACTTTATTTTTAAATTCAGTATTACTTAAATAGAATCTAGTACATGTTGTTTCAACATACCGGCTTCTTAGTTTTTTCCCATAGGCATACAAAAAGTCAGGAATATGCTCTTTTAAAGCCTCTAAATTTCCCTCACTTAAATGATTTACCATAAATGGAATTACATAACTTGTATAGCCAAGTATATCTGCTATAATACAAAGATCAGTACCATACAAGTGAAAGCCTGTTAGGTCTCCTGATATGGTTAGGTTAGTTGCTCTATTAATAATTAATAAATTTTCATCAAGTGAATTCACTTTTGCTGGTAAGTCTTCATTTAACATGATTATACCATCATTATTAATATGAAAAACTTTAGCATGATAACCATTACCACCTGCATTACCACATAGCGCCCATTTTGGATCTTTAGTGGTCAAATCCTGCAAACATTTGATTAACTCAACCTTAGTATCTAAACATCTTACATCCTGATGCACAATTATTAGGTACCTTCCTAAGGCTTGTTTAAAGAAGCCAGCAATAGCCTTGTATGCATCAAAAGCATTAGTATGAGAATTATCTACTATTAAATATTCGCAATCATCTACAAAACCGCATTTTTCAAAACTTTGCACCATCTCATAGTACTCATCTTGATTATTAACAATAGTACATATGGAAAACAAGTATGAGTAATCTGGGTCTACCTGTTTTAAGATTCGGGGATTTGCCATATTAATTTTTATAGAACCACTAGTTTATATAAACTAGCAGCAAAGCTCAAATAACCGTCAAAAAGCCATTAACTTATATTAAAACTTTATAGGTATTGTAGTAATAGGGAATTAAAAATTTTTAAGATCTCTACAAACGCTTCTAAAGCTTCATATCAAAAAACTCAAACAATCTTGTAGTTTTTATATTCAAACGGTCGGTACCCTGTTAATCGTTCAACAAATAGCTTAAACTTGTCTTTAAACCTATAATGTTTTTTGCTCAAGTCACGGCTGAAGCTCCAGTTCTTTCTCGCAATTCTTTCATGCATCACAGCAGGATGTTTTCCTTCAAACAATTTAATCGGCTCTATATCTGAAAAGTCAAATTGCTCCGCTTTTACAATGTGCTCTTCTATCCATTCATCTGAATGCCAAAACTTACGGCTGTTTTCATACTTCTGCTGCAAGGCTCGTGGTTCTCTTACCCAACCATAATGATGAATATATGCATCAATAAGCTTTACCCGTAACTTTTGGTTTTGCCCCTTTCTAAAACCTTGGGCATCCAGGTAAGAATAAATATCATTTCTCTTACGAACTACACGTATCTCACGTCTGTACCAGCTGGTTGCATCACCCTCATAGTCATAAGAGCCATAGAAATGCCTGTATTTAAAGAGTAGCCCATCTACCTGTGGGTCATCTTTATACCGTAGCATTGCTTCACGAACATTATTCAGATAATCTTCGTGCATTATCTCATCGCCCTGTATGTAAACTGCCCAATCAGCATCAGGAGCTATTGCAGCATAAGCTTTATCCGTTTCTACAGCCAATACCCTCCCGCCTATGCGCAAACTCTCATCCCACACTGTCTCAATTATTCGAATCTTAGGGGAAGCGATACTTTGTATCAGCTCTAATGTACCATCATCAGAATTGCCTACTGCCACTACCACCTCATCACATAAAGGGATTATAGATGTGATAGCCTCTATAATGGGATAATCGTACTTTACGGCATTACGCACAAAGGTAAAACCACTAACTTTCATGAATTGCAAGGTTAGGAACCATAAAACAGAGTTACAAATTTAATCTAATTACCCCAAGTAAGAATTAAATTTGAAAATATGTTTTATGTCTGGTGCATTTTCGGAATGATACTCTACCAGCTATAAAACAACAGAGGCCGATGCATTGCATCGGCCTCTGTTGTTTTAGTATATCAGAATTAATACCTGTAATACTCAGGTTTGAATGGTCCTTCTACTTCCACTCCAATATATTGGGCCTGCTCCTGTGTAAGCTCATCCAGTTCCACTCCAATTTTACCTAAGTGTAAACGGGCTACTTTCTCATCCAAATGCTTAGGTAAAGTATACACTTTGTTCTCGTATGCCTCGGCATTAGCCCAAAGCTCCAGCTGCGCCAGCGTCTGGTTTGAGAAAGAGTTAGACATTACAAATGACGGATGCCCAGTAGCACAACCAAGGTTTACTAAGCGTCCTTCTGCCAATACAATAATGTCTCTACCTTCAATGTTATAAAGGTCAACCTGCGGTTTTATAACATCTTTTGTATGACCGTAGTTGCCGTTCAGCCAGGCCATGTCAATTTCGTTGTCGAAGTGGCCAATGTTACAAACAATGGCTTTATCTTTCATAGAACGGAAATGCTCTTCTTTGATGATATCTTTGTTACCAGTAGCAGTAACCACAATATCGGCCTCTTTTACGGCATCAATCATTCTCTTAACTGCAAAACCATCCATTGCGGCCTGAAGCGCACATATCGGATCAATTTCAGTTACAATAACACGGGCACCGGCACCTCTTAAAGAAGCAGCTGATCCTTTACCTACATCTCCGTAACCAGCCACTACAGCTACTTTACCGGCCATCATCACATCTGTAGCACGACGGATCGCATCTACCAAAGATTCTTTACAGCCGTACTTGTTATCAAATTTAGATTTGGTAACAGAGTCGTTTACATTGATAGCAGGCATTGGAAGGGTACCGTTTTTCATACGCTCGTATAAGCGGTGAACGCCTGTAGTTGTTTCTTCAGAAAGACCTTTGATTCCGGCTGCAAGCTCAGGATACTTATCCAACACCATGTTAGTTAAATCACCGCCATCATCCAGAATCATATTAAGTGGCTGGCGATCTTCACCGAAAAACAACGTTTGCTCAATACACCAGTCAAATTCTTCAGCTGTCATACCTTTCCAGGCATAAACAGAGATACCTGCAGCGGCAATGGCAGCAGCAGCATGGTCTTGAGTTGAAAATATATTACACGAAGACCAGGTAACCTCCGCACCCAACTCTACCAAAGTCTCAATAAGTACAGCTGTTTGTATTGTCATGTGAAGGCAGCCTGCAATGCGTGCACCTGCCAATGGTTTGCTTTGTCCGTATTCTTCACGAATAGCCATCAGACCAGGCATTTCTGCTTCTGCAAGTCTGATTTCTTTGCGGCCCCAATCGGCCAGCGATATATCTTTTACTTTGTACTTAAGCTGTGTATCAATCATTTTCGTGCATTTATTTCTAAGAGAACAGCAAAACTACATAAATTGTTGCGTAACATCAACAATTGAAGGTTCTGTTCAGAAGCACCTTTATTACACAAACAACCAGTACTACCTTAACAGCAATACTGGTTGTTTGTATTATTGCTCAATCCATCTTATCTATTTACAATAACTTGTGCCCCAAGCGCATCATTATTACCGTTTGGAGGTGTTAAAAATCCTCTTGCAAATATCGTATAGATTTTTCCGGCTTGTAGTTGTACATTCGGTACAGATAAAACTACATCGGTTGAACCGGCCGGACGCACTTCTAAATTATAAGTTCCTCCAGCTACTGGTGTAAAGGCCGTTGCAGATTCAAAACTTCTGTTTGAAAATAGAACCGGACCTCCTTGTACAGCAACGTCAACGGCCGGTGCATCTGGAGATAAATGCACAAAACGTACGTGCGACTGACCTGAAGCCGGCATTGTTAGATCATCTTCTAATACAATGGGTTTTATCTCTGAGAGCATGTCCGCAGCAAATATCGTATAAAACTTATTACGCTCCAGATCCAGGTCTGCATCTATAACAGAGGTTGAAGTGCCAGCAGCATTAACTTTAATATTACGTGTGCCTTCAGGTACTTCCAGGTAGTTTGTATTGTTAGGATAAACTAATGCACTTGAGTTCACCTTAACATCATCAACCAGTAAGTCTACACCGGGAGCATCAGGGGATGCGTGCACAGCCATTACCTGAGCCTGATAAACAGTAGGTTCTGTAGTATCATCATCATTACAACTAGATAATGCAAGTGCTGGTAAAAGGATTAAAAGTAACGGTCTTAAGAGTTTTTTCATAGGAATTATTATTTATAATGTTTAACCATACTTATACAACACCTCATAACTCACATTGTTTAAAAATTGCATCATATCATTAAACAA contains these protein-coding regions:
- a CDS encoding glycosyltransferase family 2 protein, whose amino-acid sequence is MVFGISVIIPNFNGVHLFEHTLPTIKQALQNINKPSEIIIVDDCSTDGSIEFLRKNYSSIKVISKSENSGFSITCNIGVKAAAYDKVLILNSDVKLTPTYFESQLKYFNKADTFGVMGRIVGWDDEKIQDGAKLPSFHGAKLKTSGNYLLTDDTKMEEGLYSLYISGANAFIDRDKFLLLQGFNELFSPFYSEDVDLSLRAWRLGFKCYYDYNSVCRHQATTTIKKKCRKNYIQTIYNRNKMYLHALHLEGLTKFLWFLQLFLELLFRLLSLKWHYAKSLYLFLNTQEEIAKSKNQFNMLAQNLKSRKTLKEINNFILSNLKDKELINLKGIKFRV
- a CDS encoding glycosyltransferase family 2 protein, coding for MKVSGFTFVRNAVKYDYPIIEAITSIIPLCDEVVVAVGNSDDGTLELIQSIASPKIRIIETVWDESLRIGGRVLAVETDKAYAAIAPDADWAVYIQGDEIMHEDYLNNVREAMLRYKDDPQVDGLLFKYRHFYGSYDYEGDATSWYRREIRVVRKRNDIYSYLDAQGFRKGQNQKLRVKLIDAYIHHYGWVREPRALQQKYENSRKFWHSDEWIEEHIVKAEQFDFSDIEPIKLFEGKHPAVMHERIARKNWSFSRDLSKKHYRFKDKFKLFVERLTGYRPFEYKNYKIV
- the ahcY gene encoding adenosylhomocysteinase, producing MIDTQLKYKVKDISLADWGRKEIRLAEAEMPGLMAIREEYGQSKPLAGARIAGCLHMTIQTAVLIETLVELGAEVTWSSCNIFSTQDHAAAAIAAAGISVYAWKGMTAEEFDWCIEQTLFFGEDRQPLNMILDDGGDLTNMVLDKYPELAAGIKGLSEETTTGVHRLYERMKNGTLPMPAINVNDSVTKSKFDNKYGCKESLVDAIRRATDVMMAGKVAVVAGYGDVGKGSAASLRGAGARVIVTEIDPICALQAAMDGFAVKRMIDAVKEADIVVTATGNKDIIKEEHFRSMKDKAIVCNIGHFDNEIDMAWLNGNYGHTKDVIKPQVDLYNIEGRDIIVLAEGRLVNLGCATGHPSFVMSNSFSNQTLAQLELWANAEAYENKVYTLPKHLDEKVARLHLGKIGVELDELTQEQAQYIGVEVEGPFKPEYYRY
- a CDS encoding DUF4397 domain-containing protein, coding for MKKLLRPLLLILLPALALSSCNDDDTTEPTVYQAQVMAVHASPDAPGVDLLVDDVKVNSSALVYPNNTNYLEVPEGTRNIKVNAAGTSTSVIDADLDLERNKFYTIFAADMLSEIKPIVLEDDLTMPASGQSHVRFVHLSPDAPAVDVAVQGGPVLFSNRSFESATAFTPVAGGTYNLEVRPAGSTDVVLSVPNVQLQAGKIYTIFARGFLTPPNGNNDALGAQVIVNR